From Bacillus solimangrovi, one genomic window encodes:
- a CDS encoding binary toxin-like calcium binding domain-containing protein yields the protein MRKTKNRKRFVSVLTTLALTSQMLPFSPSTIYAKNVEDEPRETTSQDINHTQIITNGLEGAYYTDARFSDPLLIRMEDSDALYDLDSLNIPKVFKKKLENVHSIKWEGSIEPKFSEEYTFTTSDNEHIKLWVNDELLINGLNFDPQSIQLEAGELYHIRVAYSNQDQPLTDLDIKWSSDSQEEEIISKEHIFLPVHSEEEDNSISPEELIVDELEEIIVEPVEELLEIPEGELVEPTEELEEPVEEAEQTEALEEPVEEVESTEPTDEQTEEVETTEPTDEQTEEVESTEPTDEQAEEVEITEPTDEQTEEVEITEPTGEQAEEVESTDPTDEQTVEIQLTDESVPSSLTGSLSLLAVSDDDEELDSDSDGIPNTWEINGYTFSPLIGLMEWDDEFLTEELEKYVTSPLRFSTDGDPYSDYEEVTRQVDGAISTVATHPLVPAFPNIKAELDYIQITPNDTITLTDGTSVTEGWQSRTDHTDSTTKGLGAKVGTEATFEFEEEIAIDGGFKTTQSFKYYGEVNSHRETADITTTSDGENGSETANWSQAKTSNESQAATSIWNVKFTNTGTAPAYDIIPSLSLQIGNATAVSMETPNSQSINSLAPNNSYPSSGTIAMQYREVGSNDTIPLYLSLNQLKSIEMGLPITVSTDQIDAKVKRIENGLPSFEQSWNDYQADIDNVTANITFLSNTTGEHNFKVYANDPKLSSSNYDPEPTLGDALKLALDAKIENDNLYIYNEKVDDTWRIYFSSDSPADEDTFTNIENIYDMPLRPGMDITIEKPELDGKPYVQYALYGKDGKQIISSIFENGSSIDYVKAKVRTVTGELKTIDLIDEDENGEFDGIYESSNLAELLDLTYQNAEIEVRAANGEVTTTYILTPSDVTVRGLGYVPLASVKDVTDEVNTLPQKYPNAEAFVFEVKNTKTTTNMRRADIGNQRVYLGVNNYPTEYRAAATLYAMYDDKNYSTDDGKKRDYIVSSMSDLRSGLKYANSFNNKASSLKFEYGESGDGIVLYNFFDYRQQDDVLALTGSDRDFTDSTDWNNVTSSVRIIGQSGKPYVRLYENNAANKNTNTYGTDYVDVYGTKNISDFFNDKASSFQTFGGEDMNYYIDPTFRQYSDGSGLKQHWWNESRYVGLNDFNSSVNNLSNKVSYVKFECQYCPTFKLYKNKNYDNKFAEITPVEDVNRSSNLGNISSIKVSNNGDKLAKIIIYKENGNYAVIDSSVSDLSSFQDVVYKGKSSGTRNYNDNVVFAKMYYGAVYRFYTGKNYSGSYQDYIIGEDNIGSDWSNKFSSVKVLNPLPEIGLIAFDKTNYDYDGDFLPITGDIPDLSTVGFNDKISSLKLITRIPEKRPTHNTTVVVSSKDLSFEAKNKYFGEGTSVNLVGYFDRTEESSKFTPYEHNVSYEEKGSYSFDTGINDATGYLVQVDAQRVSSNKVQVKLNGTSYSELGTSPTHALGLEPGAIYDPLHSNVVFVPAKSNDPSQISVDISLGSWRATGDGGDEKYKIKVLGYFADDDNSSNDLFYEKFDTPIAVASPSITDERKTSVPLQTRDYKDTPKAYLVNVTGKNIGASNFKFSINDNYLYLGTSSSVDAKGVDARSVHHSGLMYVEANSDNAYLFEMTPNYGDWKAIDSDAVIDVEVVGYFY from the coding sequence ATGAGAAAAACTAAAAATAGAAAGCGTTTCGTTTCTGTTCTTACAACTTTGGCACTAACATCACAAATGTTACCGTTTTCTCCTTCAACAATTTATGCGAAAAACGTTGAAGATGAACCTCGAGAAACGACTAGCCAAGACATAAATCATACACAAATCATTACAAACGGATTAGAAGGGGCATATTATACTGATGCACGATTCTCTGATCCACTACTAATTCGTATGGAAGATTCAGACGCGCTGTATGATCTTGACTCACTTAACATCCCGAAAGTATTTAAGAAAAAATTAGAGAACGTTCACTCAATTAAATGGGAAGGATCTATTGAACCCAAATTTTCAGAAGAATACACGTTTACAACATCAGACAATGAACATATTAAACTATGGGTGAATGATGAATTACTTATTAATGGATTGAATTTTGATCCACAATCAATCCAATTAGAAGCAGGCGAGCTGTATCACATTCGAGTTGCATATAGTAACCAAGATCAACCTCTAACGGATCTTGATATCAAGTGGAGTAGTGATAGCCAAGAAGAAGAGATTATTTCTAAAGAACATATTTTCTTACCTGTACACAGTGAAGAAGAAGACAATTCGATTTCTCCTGAAGAATTAATCGTTGATGAACTTGAAGAAATCATTGTAGAACCTGTCGAAGAATTACTTGAAATTCCAGAAGGTGAGTTAGTAGAACCAACGGAAGAACTAGAAGAGCCAGTTGAAGAAGCTGAGCAAACAGAGGCACTAGAAGAGCCAGTTGAAGAAGTAGAATCAACAGAGCCAACAGATGAACAGACAGAAGAAGTAGAAACAACAGAGCCAACAGACGAACAGACAGAAGAAGTAGAATCAACAGAGCCAACAGATGAACAAGCTGAAGAAGTAGAAATAACAGAACCAACAGATGAACAGACAGAAGAAGTAGAAATAACAGAGCCAACAGGCGAACAAGCTGAAGAAGTAGAATCAACAGATCCAACAGACGAGCAGACAGTAGAAATCCAATTAACTGACGAAAGTGTACCTTCATCATTAACAGGATCTTTATCATTGCTTGCAGTATCAGATGATGATGAAGAGCTTGATAGTGATTCTGATGGGATTCCTAACACATGGGAAATCAATGGTTATACGTTCTCACCTTTAATCGGTTTAATGGAATGGGATGACGAATTTCTGACAGAAGAACTAGAAAAGTATGTCACATCACCACTTCGATTTAGTACAGATGGTGATCCATATAGTGATTATGAAGAAGTGACAAGACAAGTTGATGGGGCAATTTCAACGGTCGCAACACATCCATTAGTTCCTGCTTTTCCAAATATTAAAGCAGAGCTGGATTATATTCAAATTACACCAAATGATACGATCACACTGACTGATGGAACATCGGTAACGGAAGGATGGCAGTCTCGTACTGATCATACAGACTCTACTACAAAAGGCCTCGGTGCCAAGGTAGGAACAGAAGCTACGTTTGAATTTGAGGAAGAAATAGCCATTGATGGTGGATTTAAGACAACACAGAGCTTTAAGTATTATGGTGAAGTGAATTCTCACCGTGAAACAGCTGATATTACAACTACTTCTGATGGAGAAAATGGATCAGAGACGGCAAATTGGAGCCAAGCAAAAACATCGAATGAATCTCAAGCGGCTACAAGTATTTGGAATGTGAAGTTTACAAACACAGGTACTGCACCAGCGTATGATATTATTCCAAGCTTATCATTACAAATTGGAAATGCGACAGCCGTATCGATGGAAACACCAAATAGCCAATCAATTAATAGTTTGGCACCTAATAACTCATATCCAAGCAGTGGAACGATTGCGATGCAATATCGAGAGGTAGGATCAAACGATACAATTCCACTATATTTATCGTTAAATCAATTAAAATCAATTGAGATGGGATTGCCGATCACTGTATCAACCGATCAAATTGATGCAAAAGTAAAACGAATTGAAAATGGATTGCCATCATTTGAGCAAAGTTGGAACGATTATCAAGCTGATATTGATAACGTAACAGCAAACATCACTTTCTTAAGTAATACAACAGGTGAACATAACTTTAAAGTCTATGCAAATGATCCGAAATTATCTAGTTCGAATTATGACCCTGAGCCAACTTTAGGTGATGCCCTTAAATTAGCACTAGATGCAAAAATAGAAAATGATAACTTATACATTTACAACGAAAAAGTTGATGATACGTGGCGCATCTATTTCTCTTCTGACTCACCAGCTGATGAGGATACGTTCACGAATATTGAGAATATATACGATATGCCATTAAGACCAGGTATGGATATTACAATTGAGAAGCCGGAACTTGATGGGAAACCTTATGTACAATACGCACTTTATGGTAAAGACGGTAAACAAATTATCTCTAGTATTTTTGAAAATGGTTCATCAATTGATTATGTAAAAGCAAAGGTTCGAACAGTTACAGGTGAATTGAAGACGATCGATCTCATCGATGAGGATGAGAATGGAGAATTCGACGGAATATATGAATCTTCAAATTTAGCAGAATTGCTTGATCTTACTTACCAAAATGCAGAAATCGAAGTGAGAGCAGCAAACGGAGAAGTAACGACAACTTATATTTTAACGCCATCTGATGTAACTGTAAGAGGGTTAGGATATGTTCCGTTAGCTAGTGTTAAAGATGTAACAGATGAAGTTAATACACTTCCGCAAAAATATCCTAATGCTGAGGCTTTCGTGTTCGAAGTGAAAAATACGAAAACAACGACAAACATGCGTCGAGCTGATATTGGAAATCAAAGAGTCTATCTAGGCGTAAACAATTATCCAACTGAATATAGAGCGGCAGCTACACTATACGCAATGTATGATGACAAAAATTATAGTACTGATGATGGTAAGAAGAGAGACTATATTGTAAGCTCGATGTCAGATTTACGTAGTGGTTTAAAGTATGCAAATAGCTTTAACAACAAAGCAAGCTCTTTGAAATTTGAATATGGAGAATCTGGAGATGGAATCGTCTTATACAATTTCTTTGACTATCGACAACAAGATGACGTTCTAGCACTAACAGGATCTGATCGAGATTTCACTGATAGTACAGATTGGAATAATGTTACTTCTTCTGTGCGTATTATAGGTCAGTCAGGGAAGCCATATGTGAGACTATATGAAAATAATGCTGCTAATAAAAATACGAATACTTATGGTACTGACTATGTAGATGTGTATGGTACTAAAAATATCTCAGATTTCTTTAATGATAAGGCATCTTCTTTCCAAACATTTGGTGGAGAAGATATGAACTATTATATCGATCCAACGTTCAGACAATACAGTGATGGATCTGGTTTAAAGCAACATTGGTGGAATGAATCGAGATATGTAGGATTAAATGATTTTAACAGCAGTGTTAATAACTTAAGTAATAAAGTATCGTACGTCAAATTTGAATGCCAATATTGTCCAACATTTAAACTTTACAAAAATAAAAATTATGATAATAAATTTGCTGAAATTACTCCTGTGGAAGATGTAAACCGTTCTTCAAATCTAGGTAATATATCTTCTATTAAAGTATCAAACAATGGAGATAAATTAGCGAAAATCATTATCTACAAAGAGAATGGTAACTACGCTGTTATTGATAGTTCGGTTTCAGATTTAAGTAGCTTCCAAGACGTTGTCTATAAAGGAAAAAGCTCAGGAACGAGGAACTATAATGATAATGTAGTGTTTGCTAAGATGTACTATGGAGCAGTATATCGTTTCTATACTGGTAAAAACTATTCTGGTTCTTATCAAGATTACATCATTGGTGAAGATAACATTGGAAGTGACTGGAGCAACAAGTTCAGCTCAGTAAAAGTATTGAACCCGCTTCCTGAAATCGGTTTGATCGCTTTTGATAAAACGAACTATGATTACGATGGAGATTTCTTACCAATTACAGGCGATATTCCTGATCTAAGTACGGTTGGTTTTAATGATAAGATCTCTTCTCTTAAGTTGATTACGAGAATACCAGAAAAACGTCCAACTCATAATACGACAGTTGTTGTATCAAGCAAGGATCTATCATTCGAAGCAAAGAATAAATACTTTGGAGAAGGTACATCTGTGAATCTGGTAGGTTATTTTGACCGAACAGAAGAATCATCGAAATTTACACCTTACGAACATAATGTTTCTTATGAAGAAAAAGGTTCTTATTCTTTTGATACAGGAATAAACGATGCAACAGGTTATCTCGTTCAAGTCGATGCGCAAAGAGTATCGTCAAACAAAGTACAAGTGAAGTTAAATGGTACGTCTTATTCAGAGCTTGGAACATCGCCAACACATGCATTAGGGCTAGAGCCAGGTGCAATCTATGATCCACTTCATAGTAATGTTGTCTTCGTTCCTGCTAAGAGTAACGATCCATCTCAAATTTCAGTAGATATCTCATTAGGTAGCTGGAGAGCGACTGGTGATGGTGGCGATGAGAAGTATAAGATCAAGGTACTTGGATATTTTGCAGATGATGACAATTCAAGTAATGACCTATTCTATGAGAAATTCGACACGCCTATTGCTGTTGCATCTCCTTCCATTACAGATGAACGTAAGACGTCAGTACCTTTACAAACGAGAGATTATAAAGATACTCCAAAAGCATATTTAGTGAATGTAACTGGGAAAAATATTGGAGCTAGTAATTTCAAATTCTCTATTAATGATAATTACCTCTACTTAGGTACATCATCATCAGTAGATGCAAAAGGTGTGGATGCTAGGTCGGTTCATCATAGTGGATTGATGTATGTAGAAGCTAATTCAGACAATGCGTATTTGTTTGAAATGACACCGAATTATGGAGATTGGAAAGCAATTGATAGTGATGCGGTGATTGATGTAGAGGTTGTAGGGTACTTTTATTAA
- a CDS encoding TetR/AcrR family transcriptional regulator, with translation MKTTNFMTNKQMKNIVYILLKKGVNHAMLEQKKHNKQHTKQKILDASTKLISEKGYNSTTLQQIANEAQVSEMTVIRHFQTKENILLESLKMINPNSPYVEQFIATKATFNLDNDLQKIVEIIQDSLIKNKPYIITLIREKEFSDKIDKILPVDLLNVLTDYFTIMKEKEKIQLQLQPEAIAFNLLSNLIGMLILRIRFDDDIFGVSNEKSIEDFIKIFAQGLKR, from the coding sequence ATGAAAACTACGAACTTTATGACAAATAAACAAATGAAAAACATTGTATATATACTATTAAAGAAGGGTGTTAATCACGCTATGCTAGAACAAAAAAAGCACAACAAACAACATACAAAGCAAAAAATATTAGATGCTTCAACAAAACTCATTTCTGAAAAAGGCTATAATTCAACAACACTTCAACAAATTGCGAATGAAGCACAAGTGTCAGAGATGACGGTTATTCGACATTTCCAAACGAAGGAAAATATCTTGCTCGAAAGTTTAAAAATGATCAATCCAAACTCTCCTTACGTGGAACAGTTTATTGCTACAAAAGCAACATTTAATTTAGATAATGATTTACAGAAAATTGTTGAGATCATTCAGGATAGTTTAATTAAAAATAAACCATATATCATCACATTAATTAGAGAAAAAGAATTTAGTGATAAAATTGATAAGATCCTACCAGTTGATTTGTTAAATGTATTAACTGATTATTTCACGATAATGAAGGAGAAGGAGAAGATTCAGCTTCAACTACAACCTGAGGCAATTGCTTTCAACTTATTATCTAATCTTATTGGAATGCTTATTTTACGAATCCGTTTTGATGATGACATTTTTGGAGTTTCAAATGAAAAATCGATCGAAGACTTTATTAAGATCTTTGCTCAAGGTTTAAAACGCTAA
- a CDS encoding tetratricopeptide repeat protein, translating to MRELEEAIQLRSEGKHKQANEMLIKLTRNYPENAVIHYQCAWSFDVMGLESEAVPYYEKSIALGLEGEDLEGALLGLGSTYRTLGEFEKSKATFLTGIERFPTNYAMKVFYSMTLYNLNDHDSSMEILLKCVAETSSDPTIKSYKKAIEFYSDQLDKQW from the coding sequence ATGAGAGAGTTAGAGGAAGCCATTCAACTTAGAAGTGAAGGGAAACATAAGCAAGCGAATGAGATGTTAATCAAATTAACACGTAACTATCCAGAAAATGCTGTCATTCATTATCAATGTGCATGGAGCTTTGATGTGATGGGGTTGGAATCAGAAGCAGTCCCTTATTATGAAAAATCGATCGCATTAGGTCTTGAAGGGGAAGATCTTGAAGGAGCTTTGTTAGGTTTAGGTAGTACGTATCGCACTCTAGGTGAGTTCGAAAAGTCAAAAGCAACATTCCTTACTGGAATTGAACGTTTTCCGACGAATTATGCTATGAAAGTGTTCTATTCAATGACTTTATACAATTTGAACGATCATGATTCTTCGATGGAAATCTTATTGAAGTGTGTAGCGGAAACGTCTTCTGACCCAACGATAAAAAGTTATAAAAAAGCAATTGAATTTTATTCAGACCAATTGGATAAACAATGGTAG
- a CDS encoding chromate transporter, with amino-acid sequence MEESKQTSNRQNLIDILFASTKLGLTSFGGPVAHLAYFREEYINRRKWLDDKTYADIIALCQFLPGPASSQVGMAIGMLRGGILGGIISWIGFTLPSIIVLVLFAMLYQTFTLGDAGFIHSLKVVAAAVVLHALIGLGQKLTPDKPRLAIAIVAASIMLIYPSAWMQILIIIGAGLLGLKLFKDKAESKVKPFTVNISKRTGIISLVILISLLVALPIISKATDNPFIAIFDIFFRVGSLVFGGGHVVLPMIEREVVPIGWLTPDEFLAGYGMAQAVPGPLFTFASYLGTMMQGVSGAVVATIGIFLPSFLLIIAALPFLNELRSRPTFQGILMGVNASVVGILLAAFYDPVIKSSIFDASDFALGVILFALLNIWKVPAWLIVIIGVTGGYVISFLA; translated from the coding sequence TTGGAAGAATCAAAACAGACAAGCAATAGACAAAATCTTATTGATATCTTATTTGCATCAACAAAGCTAGGTCTGACATCATTTGGTGGACCTGTAGCACATCTAGCATATTTTAGGGAAGAGTACATCAATCGTCGCAAGTGGTTAGATGATAAGACGTATGCTGATATCATTGCTTTGTGCCAATTCCTTCCTGGTCCAGCGAGTAGTCAGGTCGGTATGGCAATCGGTATGTTACGTGGAGGTATCTTAGGAGGAATTATCTCTTGGATTGGTTTCACACTTCCTTCAATTATCGTACTCGTCTTATTTGCAATGTTATATCAAACATTTACGTTAGGAGATGCTGGATTTATACATAGTTTGAAAGTCGTTGCAGCGGCGGTCGTCTTGCACGCCTTAATCGGATTAGGTCAGAAGTTAACACCTGATAAACCGAGACTAGCAATTGCTATAGTAGCCGCCTCAATCATGTTAATTTATCCATCTGCTTGGATGCAAATTCTCATTATCATTGGAGCAGGACTACTAGGTTTGAAGCTGTTTAAGGATAAAGCAGAGTCAAAGGTAAAACCGTTCACGGTGAACATTTCAAAAAGAACGGGCATCATTTCATTAGTCATTCTAATTTCCTTACTTGTAGCGTTACCGATTATTTCAAAAGCGACAGATAATCCGTTCATTGCGATATTTGATATTTTCTTCAGGGTTGGTTCATTAGTATTCGGTGGTGGTCATGTTGTATTACCGATGATTGAACGTGAGGTTGTACCAATTGGATGGTTAACACCTGATGAATTCCTAGCAGGATATGGGATGGCTCAAGCAGTCCCAGGTCCATTATTTACATTTGCAAGTTACTTAGGAACGATGATGCAAGGGGTAAGTGGTGCAGTTGTTGCAACGATTGGAATCTTTTTACCGTCATTCTTGCTCATTATCGCCGCATTGCCATTTCTAAATGAATTACGCAGTCGCCCTACATTCCAAGGTATTTTAATGGGAGTGAATGCAAGTGTTGTAGGTATCTTATTAGCTGCTTTTTATGATCCAGTAATCAAAAGTTCAATCTTTGATGCATCAGACTTTGCCTTAGGAGTTATCTTATTTGCATTATTGAACATCTGGAAAGTACCTGCATGGTTAATCGTTATTATCGGTGTAACAGGTGGTTATGTCATCAGTTTTCTTGCATAA
- a CDS encoding PadR family transcriptional regulator, with amino-acid sequence MDKKVLRKLFLGFIHIHILHHAKKDPIYGSWMLEELREHGYEISAGTLYPILHSMEKDQLLEKEELNVNGKIRKYYHITDKGESILTEARAKAYELFKEIK; translated from the coding sequence ATGGACAAAAAGGTGTTGCGAAAGTTATTTTTAGGGTTTATTCATATTCATATTTTGCATCATGCAAAAAAAGATCCGATCTATGGGTCGTGGATGCTCGAAGAATTAAGAGAGCATGGTTATGAAATCAGTGCAGGCACGTTATATCCAATTCTACACAGTATGGAGAAGGATCAGCTTCTAGAGAAAGAAGAGTTAAATGTAAATGGAAAAATAAGAAAATATTATCATATTACAGACAAGGGGGAGAGCATACTAACAGAAGCACGAGCAAAAGCATATGAACTTTTTAAAGAAATAAAGTAA
- a CDS encoding right-handed parallel beta-helix repeat-containing protein, with translation MSIHIVPTNFQTVQAAIDDPGTMPGDSIQILAGTFDGFNVTKERLKIFGCGIGKTVISGEPGTGSNGIGVTADQTYLKGFTVQGYASGSGIFVFTSNNVIEGVKASFNVNGIFVDVEDNLITNCEASFNSRSGFGFDGGQNCLSHCICIQNERGIRSFGGNILLNNSIVNNIEDGIELFNDFDKAFGNKILKNGSNGISNNSDSTTIIGNLICNNVDSGINVGDNQFNVIDENIVRNNGTDDNDAGILVPSAAEDNIIRFNKAKNNNTVDIRAEAPAIDNNTFDGNICELSAPTEICE, from the coding sequence ATGTCCATTCATATTGTGCCTACAAATTTTCAAACTGTTCAAGCTGCGATCGATGATCCAGGTACGATGCCAGGTGACTCGATTCAAATCTTAGCTGGAACGTTTGATGGATTTAACGTGACGAAGGAGCGATTGAAAATCTTTGGTTGTGGAATAGGGAAGACGGTTATCTCTGGAGAGCCAGGTACGGGAAGTAATGGTATAGGAGTAACTGCGGATCAAACATACTTGAAAGGTTTTACAGTTCAAGGATATGCAAGTGGGTCTGGCATATTTGTGTTTACAAGTAATAATGTGATTGAAGGGGTAAAAGCAAGTTTTAATGTAAATGGTATCTTCGTAGATGTTGAAGATAATTTGATTACGAATTGTGAAGCATCTTTTAATAGTAGAAGTGGATTCGGATTTGATGGAGGACAAAATTGTTTAAGCCATTGTATATGTATTCAAAATGAAAGAGGGATTAGATCTTTCGGAGGTAATATTTTACTAAATAACTCGATTGTTAACAATATAGAAGATGGTATTGAACTTTTTAATGATTTTGATAAGGCATTTGGTAATAAAATTCTAAAAAATGGTTCAAATGGTATTAGTAATAATAGTGACAGTACTACTATCATTGGAAACTTAATCTGCAATAACGTTGATAGTGGTATAAATGTGGGCGATAATCAATTTAATGTCATTGATGAAAATATTGTCAGAAATAATGGTACAGATGATAATGATGCGGGTATTTTAGTTCCAAGTGCTGCAGAGGATAACATCATTCGGTTCAACAAAGCCAAAAATAATAACACTGTTGATATTAGAGCAGAAGCTCCAGCTATTGATAATAATACATTTGATGGCAACATATGTGAATTGAGTGCTCCAACGGAAATTTGTGAATGA
- a CDS encoding DUF4179 domain-containing protein, producing the protein MKQNDFSNELEKGLKAYTKSSVPEQVDSHIQAGLERGKNQQRRFIIVKHSSLVVLAACIIFVLSVNYSDSFRSIVGGIPGLQKMIEQVEFDRGLQDAVENEYVQIIDKSVTQDGITFTVDHVIADARRLLLFYTIESEQPFGSLDFHSIKLSNLTNSQLDQASRSHGNYTSPEETSHSNLFDFSWKQDVSFDNQLTLSLSIEQTKENTEPKERNFIITFPIDSSRIYESIVHPIEQEYELSGQTIRFNKLTSYPTREILSVQFDEQNDMKFLELSDLHLENEKGEIVSTMSGGKLFSDNRWDIILTGNYFQDYEQLYIVMTKAMALDKDKTEVVVDLEQEKLLKAPDDQLTLLEIKDIGERNESQDLELIFGINDNAENDNGYFIFSGSYYDAAGNNYSSGRQFAYTGGSTIYIHDKDYQNPLTFEVSQYPNYIHGDIRIRIK; encoded by the coding sequence ATGAAGCAGAACGACTTTTCAAATGAGCTAGAAAAAGGTCTAAAAGCATATACAAAATCATCTGTTCCTGAACAAGTTGATAGTCACATCCAAGCTGGTCTAGAGCGAGGTAAGAATCAACAACGACGTTTTATTATAGTCAAGCATTCAAGTTTAGTTGTGTTAGCCGCATGCATCATATTCGTATTATCAGTGAATTATAGTGACAGCTTTCGTTCAATCGTTGGTGGAATTCCTGGCTTGCAAAAAATGATAGAGCAAGTTGAATTTGATCGGGGTTTACAAGATGCAGTAGAAAATGAATATGTTCAAATCATTGATAAGAGTGTTACGCAAGATGGTATCACATTTACAGTTGATCATGTTATTGCAGATGCAAGGCGGTTATTACTATTTTATACGATAGAAAGTGAACAGCCATTTGGTTCGCTTGATTTTCATAGTATTAAGCTGTCAAATCTCACAAATTCACAACTCGACCAAGCATCTAGGTCACACGGAAATTATACTTCACCTGAAGAAACTTCACATTCCAATTTGTTTGATTTTTCTTGGAAGCAAGATGTAAGCTTTGATAATCAATTGACGTTATCCTTAAGCATTGAACAAACAAAAGAAAACACTGAACCGAAAGAACGAAATTTCATCATAACATTCCCAATCGATTCCTCTCGAATTTATGAAAGTATTGTACATCCGATTGAACAAGAATATGAACTATCTGGCCAAACGATTCGGTTTAATAAGCTGACTTCTTACCCTACAAGAGAGATATTATCCGTTCAGTTTGATGAACAAAATGATATGAAATTTTTGGAACTATCCGATCTTCATCTAGAAAATGAAAAAGGTGAAATCGTCTCTACTATGAGTGGTGGGAAGCTTTTTAGTGATAACCGCTGGGATATCATATTAACAGGGAATTACTTTCAAGATTATGAACAACTATACATTGTGATGACGAAAGCAATGGCACTTGATAAGGATAAAACAGAAGTTGTCGTTGATCTAGAGCAAGAGAAATTACTAAAAGCTCCTGATGATCAATTAACATTGCTTGAAATTAAAGATATCGGGGAAAGAAATGAAAGTCAAGATCTTGAGCTTATATTTGGTATAAACGATAACGCCGAAAATGATAATGGTTACTTTATTTTTTCGGGAAGTTATTATGATGCAGCAGGCAATAATTATAGTAGCGGGCGTCAATTTGCTTATACTGGTGGTTCAACAATATACATCCATGATAAGGACTATCAAAACCCACTTACATTTGAAGTAAGTCAATACCCAAATTACATTCACGGAGATATTCGTATACGGATAAAGTAA
- a CDS encoding RNA polymerase sigma factor encodes MDQNRFNQLKKRDEDAFLEMMHLYRNTVYFTALTYMKNEQEALEAVQEVTFRAFKNYHKIKKSSAIKAWLTKITINYCLDELKKRTNIHHDDTYMQELSKEQNDWFTSIFISEAIQTLKPKYQVVLILKYQQDMTNVQIAESLSMPIGTVKTYLNRSLKDLKAYMKKGGIEHYEAERLFK; translated from the coding sequence ATGGATCAGAATCGATTCAATCAGCTTAAGAAACGTGATGAAGATGCTTTCTTAGAGATGATGCATTTATATCGTAATACCGTTTATTTTACAGCACTTACGTATATGAAAAATGAACAAGAAGCATTAGAGGCTGTACAAGAGGTGACATTTCGGGCCTTTAAAAATTACCATAAAATTAAAAAATCTTCAGCGATTAAAGCATGGTTAACGAAGATTACGATTAACTATTGTCTAGATGAGTTGAAGAAACGAACGAATATTCACCATGATGATACATATATGCAAGAGTTATCCAAAGAACAAAATGATTGGTTTACATCGATATTTATTAGTGAGGCAATCCAGACGTTGAAACCGAAGTATCAAGTGGTATTGATATTAAAATACCAGCAAGATATGACAAATGTGCAAATTGCCGAAAGCTTATCGATGCCAATTGGTACAGTGAAAACATACTTAAACCGTTCGTTAAAGGATTTGAAAGCATACATGAAGAAGGGAGGGATCGAGCATTATGAAGCAGAACGACTTTTCAAATGA